The Desulfomicrobium orale DSM 12838 genome includes a window with the following:
- a CDS encoding ABC transporter permease subunit, with protein MEGQVSSGRQNHNRLCRQIFLDRAVTALCRGAGFVSLATLAAILLFLAALSLPLFTAGQWDAVLSTVWRPFQGQYGILPMIAGSLVLSVSAFTLAYPAGVGLCLFILGGRNGFPRRAALAVVTFMTAIPTVVYGFVAVFLLTPLLKRPSGGSGPTLLAAALTLALLILPTIVLFLHGTMCETEKRTRLASASLGLTPLQALLLVVLPGSASGLRTAAVMGYCRALSDTLIPLMLAGNAPQFPDSLFDSVRTLTAHIALVVATDNSSPAFHSLFACGLLLFGVNLAVQAAIRPRDKLFRPLSGWRLRILAFLAAHSPCRALTAIWSALSAALTLTAVGGLIVFLLVYALPVLNQRLFFGGTPVTAAILGWEPVWDGIFAACAGTVALVVLSSCMAIPLGVAGGVAISQYLGSFWARALRFSANTLAGVPSIVMGLFGFSLIIFLRRTVAPEANTGLLLAALCIALLVLPFTINATALSLASLPEELRLLGPSLGMTSWQSLRRILLPAASRGILGGVFLSMGRAAEDTAVILLTGAVAYGGLPGSLQDKFEALPFTIYYLAAQHQSVHDLNRGFGAALTLLALAVVLFLAARALQIRMERQWKR; from the coding sequence ATGGAAGGACAGGTCTCTTCCGGCCGGCAAAACCATAACCGGCTTTGCCGGCAGATCTTTCTCGACCGGGCCGTCACGGCTCTCTGCCGGGGAGCGGGCTTCGTCTCCCTGGCGACGCTCGCCGCCATTCTCCTTTTTCTCGCGGCGCTGAGCCTTCCCCTTTTCACCGCCGGACAGTGGGATGCCGTTCTCTCCACAGTCTGGCGGCCCTTTCAGGGACAGTACGGCATCCTGCCCATGATCGCCGGTTCTCTGGTCCTGAGCGTCTCGGCCTTCACTCTGGCCTACCCTGCGGGAGTGGGCCTTTGCCTCTTCATCCTCGGAGGGCGGAACGGCTTTCCGCGCCGGGCGGCCCTGGCCGTGGTGACCTTCATGACGGCCATCCCCACAGTGGTGTACGGCTTCGTGGCCGTCTTTCTGCTGACGCCCCTCCTGAAAAGGCCCTCCGGCGGTAGCGGTCCGACTCTCCTCGCCGCCGCCCTGACGCTGGCCCTGCTCATCCTGCCGACCATCGTCCTGTTCCTGCACGGAACCATGTGCGAGACCGAAAAGCGGACCCGCCTGGCCAGCGCCAGTCTCGGCCTCACACCCCTTCAGGCCCTGCTTCTGGTGGTGCTGCCCGGATCGGCATCCGGTCTGCGCACGGCCGCCGTCATGGGCTACTGCCGGGCTCTGAGCGACACGCTCATCCCGCTCATGCTGGCCGGAAACGCGCCCCAGTTTCCGGATTCCCTGTTCGACTCCGTACGTACCCTGACAGCCCATATCGCCCTGGTGGTGGCCACGGATAACAGCTCTCCGGCCTTTCACTCCCTCTTTGCCTGCGGCCTGCTGCTTTTCGGCGTGAACCTCGCCGTGCAGGCGGCCATCCGGCCGAGAGACAAACTCTTCCGGCCCCTCTCCGGATGGCGTCTGCGGATACTGGCGTTTCTGGCCGCACATTCTCCATGCCGGGCTCTCACGGCAATCTGGTCCGCCCTGTCCGCCGCCCTGACGCTGACCGCCGTGGGTGGTCTGATCGTCTTTCTGCTGGTGTACGCCCTGCCCGTTCTGAACCAGCGCCTGTTCTTCGGCGGCACGCCCGTTACGGCCGCCATCCTCGGGTGGGAACCGGTCTGGGACGGCATTTTCGCCGCCTGTGCCGGCACCGTGGCGCTGGTTGTTCTGTCCTCCTGCATGGCCATTCCGCTGGGCGTGGCCGGAGGCGTGGCCATATCGCAATATCTGGGCTCATTCTGGGCCAGAGCCCTGCGCTTTTCGGCCAATACCCTGGCCGGAGTGCCGTCCATCGTCATGGGCCTTTTCGGCTTTTCCCTGATCATCTTCCTGCGCCGCACCGTCGCGCCCGAGGCCAATACCGGTCTGCTCCTCGCCGCCCTGTGCATCGCCCTTCTGGTGCTGCCCTTCACCATCAACGCCACCGCGCTTTCCCTGGCCTCCCTGCCCGAGGAACTGCGCCTGCTGGGGCCGAGCCTGGGCATGACATCCTGGCAGAGCCTGCGGCGCATTCTGCTTCCCGCCGCCAGCCGGGGCATTCTGGGCGGTGTCTTTCTGTCCATGGGCCGGGCGGCCGAAGACACGGCCGTCATTCTGCTGACCGGAGCCGTGGCCTACGGCGGCCTGCCCGGAAGCCTGCAGGACAAATTCGAAGCCCTGCCCTTCACCATCTACTATCTGGCCGCCCAGCACCAGAGCGTTCACGATCTGAACCGGGGCTTCGGCGCGGCCCTGACCCTGCTCGCGCTGGCCGTTGTCCTCTTTCTCGCCGCACGGGCCCTGCAAATCCGCATGGAGAGACAATGGAAACGCTGA
- a CDS encoding phosphate ABC transporter substrate-binding protein, with amino-acid sequence MKRLICFSAVFLFLCTTAGAGMLQQFAGQKGSIGIAGGTAHIPVMNAAAKRIMTANPGIRITVEGGGTGVGVQKAGEGLADIGNTGRALSEDEKTKYGLVSFPFAVDGVTVVLNPASPVTELTAAQVRDIFAGRVVNWKDVGGPDAAITLYTRDEASGTREVFWSKMLEKGLVADKANVVASNGAMKVAVAQDKNGIGYMSIGFVDETVKAPLLDGVEPSQGNARTGVYKVARKLYMNTKGEPQGLTRLFIDYVTSPECADIIAEAGYIPLN; translated from the coding sequence ATGAAGCGTTTGATCTGTTTTTCCGCGGTGTTTCTTTTCCTGTGCACGACAGCCGGAGCCGGCATGCTGCAGCAGTTCGCGGGCCAGAAGGGAAGCATCGGCATTGCTGGCGGCACGGCCCACATTCCGGTCATGAACGCAGCGGCCAAAAGAATCATGACCGCCAATCCCGGCATCCGCATCACCGTGGAAGGCGGCGGCACCGGCGTCGGCGTGCAGAAGGCCGGAGAGGGTCTGGCGGACATCGGCAATACCGGCCGCGCCCTGTCCGAGGACGAAAAGACCAAGTACGGGCTGGTTTCCTTTCCCTTCGCCGTTGACGGCGTGACCGTGGTCCTGAATCCCGCCAGTCCGGTGACGGAGCTGACCGCCGCTCAGGTCCGGGACATTTTCGCGGGGCGGGTGGTCAACTGGAAGGATGTCGGCGGCCCCGACGCGGCCATCACCCTCTACACCCGCGACGAAGCCAGCGGCACCCGCGAAGTGTTCTGGAGCAAGATGCTGGAAAAAGGTCTTGTGGCCGACAAGGCCAACGTGGTCGCTTCCAACGGAGCCATGAAGGTGGCCGTGGCCCAGGATAAAAACGGCATCGGCTACATGAGCATCGGTTTTGTGGACGAAACCGTCAAAGCTCCGCTGCTCGATGGGGTGGAACCCTCCCAGGGCAACGCCAGAACCGGCGTCTACAAGGTCGCGCGGAAGCTGTACATGAACACCAAAGGCGAACCTCAGGGGCTGACCAGGCTTTTCATCGACTACGTAACCAGCCCGGAATGCGCCGACATCATCGCCGAGGCCGGATACATCCCGCTCAACTAG
- a CDS encoding RrF2 family transcriptional regulator, translating to MKLSARARYAVRILLDLAVHEEETPVSTVVLSERTGITLPFVEQLLKPLKRSGLVASKRGAVGGYRLNRAASEISLGEVIRIMDGSLSLTNCCEDETYCFRSGDCPTRETWKRLNAVIVGAFDAIRLSDVIAGVPVFSAGGPDLRDIGPL from the coding sequence ATGAAACTTTCTGCCCGCGCCCGCTATGCGGTGCGCATTTTGCTTGATCTGGCCGTGCACGAGGAGGAAACTCCCGTGAGCACGGTCGTACTTTCCGAACGGACCGGCATCACCCTGCCGTTCGTGGAACAGCTGCTCAAACCGCTGAAACGCTCCGGTCTGGTGGCGAGCAAACGCGGAGCGGTGGGCGGTTACCGGCTGAACCGCGCCGCGTCGGAAATATCCCTGGGAGAGGTCATCCGGATCATGGACGGCTCTCTTAGCCTGACTAACTGCTGCGAGGACGAAACATACTGTTTCCGTTCGGGAGACTGTCCCACCCGGGAAACCTGGAAGCGTCTGAATGCCGTCATTGTCGGGGCTTTCGACGCCATAAGACTGTCCGACGTGATCGCCGGCGTTCCCGTTTTTTCCGCAGGCGGGCCGGACTTGAGGGACATCGGTCCTCTGTGA
- a CDS encoding ATP-dependent Clp protease adaptor ClpS: MGEPFEVPGSDPGTVLEEQLQEPRQYKVLLHNDDYTSMEFVVEVLMDVFGKTETEAMAIMMSVHEKGVGLCGIYTAEVAETKVHLVHQMARKQSFPLRCSMEEV, encoded by the coding sequence ATGGGCGAGCCGTTTGAAGTTCCGGGATCTGATCCGGGGACGGTGCTTGAGGAACAGCTTCAGGAACCGCGCCAGTACAAGGTGCTGCTGCATAACGACGATTATACCTCCATGGAATTCGTGGTGGAGGTGTTGATGGACGTGTTCGGCAAGACGGAAACCGAGGCGATGGCCATTATGATGAGCGTGCACGAGAAAGGAGTGGGCCTGTGCGGCATCTATACCGCCGAAGTGGCCGAGACCAAGGTGCATCTGGTGCACCAGATGGCCCGGAAACAGTCCTTTCCCCTGCGCTGCTCCATGGAAGAGGTGTGA
- the clpA gene encoding ATP-dependent Clp protease ATP-binding subunit ClpA yields the protein MLSKELERIIGGAVQEVKMRQHEFLTLEHLLYSYTIDAHGQSLLRGCGVDVERLRRQLTQFFTDHLTVIVRPEHEIVQTVSVQRAMQRAILHMQSAGKSLVQAGDFLAAMLEEEEAFAVYYLKAQGLTRLTVLEFISHQAPDGGAAEGEEKEAGQGVLEKYTVDLVAKARAGRIDPLVGREEELKRTLQVLSRRKKNNPVFVGDPGVGKTAVAEGLALMIAQGKAPEQFAEARVFALDMGSLLAGTKYRGDFEARLKGVIAELGAIPGAILSIDEIHTIIGAGSTSGGSMDASNILKPVLASGELRCIGSTTYEEYKNHFEKDRALSRRFQKIDIVEPTVAESERILMGLKPYYEKFHGVKYQPSAITAAVELSARHITDRCLPDKAIDVIDEAGAIFVLSGDKRRKSVTRRDIEEVVARMARIPSSRVTSSDRDRLARLETELGGQVFGQDEAVQMLAKAIKRARAGLGNMERPVGSFLLTGPTGVGKTEVAKRLAECLSVNFVRFDMSEYMEKHAVARLIGAPPGYVGFEQGGLLTDAVRKTPHCVLLLDEIEKAHMDMFAILLQVMDHATLTDNNGRQADFRNVILLMTSNAGAREMSANAIGFRAGAEDDRASRGMAAIEKLFSPEFRNRLDAIIPFRSLTQEIMEKIVDKFMAELGDQLAARNVSLVLDPEARAWLAKEGFNPAFGARPLGRLIQKEVKDVLADKLLFGELASGGSARIGLKDGALDFTFMERGKP from the coding sequence ATGCTGAGCAAGGAACTGGAAAGAATCATCGGCGGCGCGGTGCAGGAAGTGAAGATGCGCCAGCATGAGTTTCTGACTCTGGAGCATCTGCTGTACAGCTACACCATCGACGCTCACGGCCAGAGTCTGCTTCGCGGCTGCGGGGTGGATGTGGAACGGCTGCGCAGGCAGCTGACCCAGTTTTTCACCGACCATCTGACCGTGATCGTACGGCCGGAGCACGAGATCGTGCAGACCGTCAGCGTGCAGCGGGCCATGCAGCGGGCCATTTTGCACATGCAGTCCGCGGGCAAGTCCCTGGTTCAGGCCGGAGATTTTCTGGCGGCCATGCTGGAGGAGGAAGAGGCTTTCGCCGTCTATTATCTGAAGGCTCAAGGCTTGACCCGGCTGACGGTGCTGGAGTTCATCTCCCACCAGGCTCCGGATGGAGGTGCGGCGGAAGGGGAAGAAAAAGAGGCCGGTCAGGGCGTGCTGGAGAAGTACACCGTGGATCTCGTGGCCAAGGCCCGCGCGGGGCGCATCGACCCGCTGGTGGGCCGCGAGGAGGAACTCAAGCGCACCCTGCAGGTTCTTTCCCGGCGCAAGAAGAACAATCCCGTGTTCGTCGGCGACCCCGGCGTGGGCAAGACCGCCGTGGCGGAGGGCTTGGCGCTCATGATCGCCCAGGGCAAGGCCCCGGAACAGTTTGCCGAGGCCCGCGTGTTCGCCCTGGACATGGGCAGCCTGCTGGCCGGAACCAAATACCGGGGGGATTTCGAGGCCCGGCTGAAGGGCGTCATCGCCGAGCTCGGAGCCATTCCCGGAGCCATCTTGAGCATCGACGAGATCCACACCATCATCGGCGCGGGCTCCACCAGCGGCGGGTCCATGGATGCGTCCAACATTCTGAAGCCCGTGCTGGCTTCCGGCGAGCTGCGCTGCATCGGCTCCACCACCTACGAGGAATACAAGAATCATTTCGAGAAGGACCGGGCCCTGTCCCGACGCTTCCAGAAAATAGACATCGTGGAGCCTACCGTGGCCGAAAGCGAGCGAATTCTCATGGGGCTCAAGCCCTACTACGAGAAATTCCACGGGGTGAAATATCAGCCTTCGGCTATCACTGCGGCCGTGGAGCTTTCGGCCCGGCACATCACCGACCGGTGCCTGCCGGACAAAGCCATCGACGTCATCGACGAGGCCGGAGCCATTTTCGTCCTGTCCGGCGACAAGCGCCGCAAGTCCGTCACCCGCCGGGACATCGAGGAAGTGGTCGCGCGCATGGCCCGTATCCCCAGTTCGCGGGTGACTTCGTCGGACCGGGACCGGCTGGCCCGCCTGGAAACGGAGCTGGGCGGGCAGGTTTTCGGTCAGGACGAGGCCGTGCAGATGCTGGCCAAGGCCATCAAGCGCGCCAGAGCGGGGCTGGGCAACATGGAGCGCCCGGTGGGCTCCTTTCTGCTGACCGGCCCCACGGGCGTGGGCAAAACCGAGGTGGCCAAGCGTCTGGCCGAATGCCTGAGCGTGAACTTCGTGCGCTTCGACATGAGCGAGTACATGGAAAAGCACGCCGTGGCCCGGCTCATCGGCGCGCCTCCGGGCTATGTCGGCTTCGAGCAGGGCGGCCTGCTCACCGACGCCGTGCGCAAGACTCCGCACTGTGTGCTGCTGCTGGACGAAATCGAAAAGGCCCACATGGACATGTTCGCCATCCTGCTCCAGGTCATGGATCACGCCACGCTGACGGACAATAACGGCCGCCAGGCGGATTTCCGCAACGTGATCCTGCTTATGACCTCCAACGCCGGAGCCAGGGAGATGAGCGCCAACGCCATCGGCTTCAGGGCCGGAGCCGAGGACGACCGCGCCTCGCGGGGCATGGCCGCCATCGAGAAGCTGTTCAGCCCGGAGTTCAGGAACCGGCTGGACGCCATCATTCCCTTCCGCTCCCTGACTCAGGAGATCATGGAAAAGATCGTGGACAAGTTCATGGCCGAGCTGGGCGATCAGCTCGCGGCCAGAAACGTGAGTCTGGTGCTCGATCCCGAGGCCAGGGCCTGGCTGGCGAAAGAAGGTTTCAACCCGGCCTTCGGAGCCCGGCCGCTGGGCCGCCTCATCCAGAAGGAAGTCAAGGACGTGCTGGCGGACAAGCTGCTCTTCGGCGAACTGGCCTCGGGCGGCTCGGCGCGTATCGGTCTGAAGGACGGGGCGCTTGATTTCACCTTCATGGAGCGCGGCAAGCCGTGA
- the aat gene encoding leucyl/phenylalanyl-tRNA--protein transferase translates to MISPSWSAASRERLPAASGARFSVSGSGRRGRAFGRGGDLSPERLLTAYAQGIFPWYSENMPILWWSPDPRLILEPGRLHVPARLERILRRGRFSFSLDTAFERVISSCADVPRPGASGTWIVPEMIAAYCNLHRLGFAHSMEVWEEGELVGGVYGLALGRAFFGESMFFLRPEASKAGLVTLVRALERSGFSLIDCQQTTAHMTRFGGFEVSRQEFLRRLDEALAGSSLRGPWTLE, encoded by the coding sequence TTGATTTCACCTTCATGGAGCGCGGCAAGCCGTGAGCGTCTTCCCGCTGCGTCAGGAGCCCGTTTTTCCGTCTCCGGCTCTGGCCGGAGAGGACGGGCTTTTGGCCGTGGGGGGGACCTTTCGCCGGAGCGTCTGCTTACGGCCTACGCGCAGGGCATTTTCCCCTGGTATTCGGAGAACATGCCCATCCTGTGGTGGAGTCCCGACCCCCGTCTCATTCTCGAGCCCGGGCGCCTGCATGTTCCGGCCCGGCTGGAGCGCATTCTGCGCCGGGGCCGGTTTTCCTTTTCTCTGGACACGGCTTTCGAGCGGGTCATTTCCTCCTGTGCTGACGTACCCCGGCCCGGTGCCTCCGGCACCTGGATCGTCCCGGAGATGATCGCGGCGTACTGCAATCTGCACCGGCTGGGCTTTGCCCACAGCATGGAGGTCTGGGAAGAGGGCGAGTTGGTCGGCGGGGTGTACGGTCTGGCTCTGGGGCGGGCCTTTTTCGGAGAATCCATGTTTTTTCTCAGACCGGAGGCTTCCAAGGCCGGGCTGGTCACACTGGTGCGGGCCCTGGAGCGGTCCGGTTTTTCACTGATCGACTGCCAGCAGACCACCGCACACATGACCCGTTTCGGCGGGTTTGAAGTCAGCAGACAGGAGTTTCTGCGGCGGCTGGACGAGGCTCTGGCCGGCTCCTCTCTGCGGGGGCCGTGGACGCTGGAATAA
- a CDS encoding IS1595 family transposase yields MFKNSKLSWYKAGKIIECFCIDIDATRTALLLKLNRKTVNRYFLAFRRLIYLHQVSQKEQILGVVEVDESFFGPTRIRGRPGPRKRGRDTLKQPVFGICEREGAVCTELVTDCPARTLQAIIRGKVSPESIIHSDCWKGYDGLVDVGSDKHFRINKSRHFAEKSVHINGIEAFWSFTKRRLAKFNGVKQNFELHLKECEWRYLNFSPVSNFWWQRTKT; encoded by the coding sequence ATGTTTAAAAACAGCAAGTTGAGTTGGTACAAGGCTGGAAAAATTATTGAATGCTTTTGCATCGACATTGACGCTACCAGAACCGCTCTGCTCCTGAAGCTGAACAGAAAGACCGTGAACAGGTATTTTCTGGCCTTCAGGCGGTTGATTTATCTCCACCAGGTATCACAAAAAGAACAAATACTTGGTGTGGTTGAGGTTGATGAAAGTTTCTTTGGCCCCACTCGGATTCGTGGACGGCCCGGTCCTCGAAAAAGAGGCCGGGACACGCTCAAGCAGCCAGTCTTCGGCATCTGTGAGCGTGAGGGAGCGGTTTGCACAGAGCTGGTCACCGACTGCCCGGCCAGAACGCTTCAGGCCATCATCAGGGGCAAGGTTTCGCCTGAGAGTATTATCCATTCCGACTGCTGGAAAGGCTATGACGGACTGGTGGACGTTGGGTCCGACAAACATTTCCGCATCAACAAATCCAGACACTTTGCGGAAAAATCGGTCCACATCAACGGCATCGAAGCATTCTGGAGCTTTACAAAACGCCGCCTGGCAAAGTTTAACGGTGTGAAGCAGAATTTCGAGCTCCACCTCAAGGAGTGTGAATGGCGCTACCTCAACTTCTCGCCAGTCTCAAACTTTTGGTGGCAAAGAACAAAGACCTGA
- a CDS encoding DsrE/DsrF/TusD sulfur relay family protein yields the protein MKILIIFNREPYDNTDVTWNGLRLAGKLLEAGQTVRIFLMNDAVDMARDVCRPPEGYDQDLSQMLKDLIAEGVTVKVCGTCMARCGIYKNHPYFEGAEHSTMVALAEWVMDSDKVLTF from the coding sequence ATGAAAATTCTGATCATTTTCAACCGCGAACCCTATGACAATACGGACGTAACCTGGAACGGTCTGCGCCTTGCCGGAAAACTATTGGAAGCCGGGCAGACCGTGCGGATTTTCCTTATGAATGACGCCGTGGATATGGCAAGGGATGTCTGCAGGCCACCAGAAGGTTACGATCAGGACCTTTCACAGATGCTGAAAGACCTTATTGCCGAGGGGGTAACCGTAAAAGTTTGCGGCACCTGCATGGCCCGTTGCGGAATCTACAAAAACCATCCGTATTTTGAAGGGGCGGAGCACTCCACGATGGTCGCACTTGCCGAATGGGTGATGGACAGCGACAAAGTGCTCACTTTTTGA
- the pyrC gene encoding dihydroorotase, with translation MLTLSSPLDMHVHLRQDAMLRFTAPYTARDFAAAVIMPNLQPPVTTLEQLLDYRQAILHAAGHPFEPLMTLFFRDYSLAELEAARPHIIGIKLYPAGMTTNSEAGLADPVLAGRMLGHMAELDIPLLIHGESRGFVLDRENLFLPVVDGWAREHPRLHIVLEHVTTREAMALLDRHENLFATVTLHHLLITLDDVLGGLMRPHLFCKPVAKRPEDREALREAASRHPKVFFGSDTAPHPVHAKEAPGCAAGIFSAPVALPALAACFEEMNCLENLQAFVSDRARAAYGIIPPQKTVTLRRKPWTVPARLGDVVPFLAGETLGWKVAACT, from the coding sequence ATGCTGACCCTTTCTTCCCCTCTGGACATGCACGTCCACCTGCGTCAGGACGCCATGCTCCGATTCACGGCGCCGTACACGGCCCGCGATTTCGCCGCCGCCGTGATCATGCCCAATCTTCAGCCGCCCGTAACGACCCTGGAGCAGCTTCTGGACTACCGGCAGGCCATTCTCCATGCCGCCGGGCATCCCTTCGAGCCTCTCATGACCCTGTTTTTCCGCGACTACTCTCTGGCGGAGCTGGAAGCGGCCCGGCCGCACATCATCGGCATCAAGCTCTATCCGGCGGGCATGACCACCAACTCCGAGGCCGGGCTGGCCGATCCGGTTCTGGCCGGACGAATGCTTGGCCACATGGCCGAGCTGGACATACCTCTTCTGATACACGGCGAAAGCCGCGGTTTCGTGCTGGATCGCGAAAATCTCTTTCTGCCCGTGGTGGACGGATGGGCGCGGGAACATCCGAGGCTGCACATCGTTCTGGAGCACGTCACCACCCGCGAGGCCATGGCTCTTCTGGACAGGCACGAAAACCTGTTCGCCACCGTAACCCTGCATCACCTGCTCATCACTCTGGACGACGTACTGGGCGGGCTCATGCGCCCGCATCTTTTCTGCAAGCCCGTGGCCAAACGCCCGGAAGACCGCGAGGCCCTGCGGGAGGCGGCCTCCCGTCATCCCAAGGTGTTTTTCGGCAGCGACACGGCCCCCCACCCCGTACATGCCAAGGAAGCTCCGGGCTGCGCCGCCGGAATCTTCTCCGCGCCGGTGGCCCTGCCCGCCCTGGCCGCGTGTTTCGAGGAAATGAATTGTCTGGAAAATTTGCAGGCTTTTGTCTCGGACCGGGCCAGGGCCGCCTACGGGATCATACCGCCGCAAAAAACCGTGACCTTGCGGCGAAAGCCATGGACCGTGCCGGCCCGGTTGGGCGACGTGGTCCCCTTTCTGGCCGGGGAGACTCTTGGCTGGAAGGTGGCGGCATGTACATAG
- a CDS encoding tRNA dihydrouridine synthase: MPSPVLSALREPLQLRRAVLDSRLSLAPMAGLGHVAYREVLARFGGYAFMVTEMCNARAVPAESRHHSPVFRWRDEEAPRLVCQIFGNEPDVMARAARRIEAEGFLGVDINMGCSVAAICKKGYGAALLKDPDRAETVVRAVRQAVSCPVMVKYRSGWENSPDLAVTLARRFEDAGADLLTFHPRVAPDRRSRPPRPEHLRAVVRAVSIPVFGNGNVFSAEDCRRMLEETGCAGVAIGRMGIARPWLFAELTSGLIPGPDVFLHTALSMIESIWRHFDAARAIRMYKKYAIYLAANFVYGHALWPELVRGQTREEMEQNARRVLEKRPQVAATPNSFLFTA; the protein is encoded by the coding sequence ATGCCGTCTCCCGTATTGTCCGCCTTGCGCGAGCCGTTACAACTCCGCCGGGCCGTTCTGGATTCCCGCCTGTCCCTAGCTCCCATGGCCGGGCTTGGACATGTGGCCTACCGGGAAGTTCTGGCCCGGTTCGGCGGATACGCCTTCATGGTCACGGAGATGTGCAACGCCCGGGCCGTTCCCGCCGAAAGCCGCCATCATTCCCCGGTTTTCCGCTGGCGCGACGAAGAGGCTCCGCGTCTGGTCTGCCAGATCTTCGGCAACGAGCCGGATGTCATGGCCCGGGCGGCCCGCCGTATCGAGGCCGAAGGCTTTCTGGGCGTGGACATCAACATGGGCTGCTCCGTGGCCGCCATCTGCAAGAAAGGATACGGGGCGGCCCTGCTGAAAGACCCGGACCGGGCCGAAACCGTGGTCCGCGCCGTGCGCCAGGCCGTCAGCTGCCCGGTCATGGTCAAATACCGCAGCGGCTGGGAAAATTCCCCTGACTTGGCCGTGACGCTGGCCCGCCGCTTCGAGGACGCCGGAGCCGACCTGCTGACCTTCCACCCCCGCGTGGCTCCTGACCGCAGATCCCGCCCGCCCAGACCGGAGCATCTGCGGGCCGTGGTCCGGGCCGTATCCATTCCGGTGTTCGGCAACGGCAACGTGTTTTCCGCCGAAGACTGCCGCCGCATGCTGGAAGAAACCGGCTGCGCGGGCGTGGCCATCGGCCGCATGGGCATCGCCCGGCCATGGCTGTTCGCGGAACTGACCAGCGGTCTCATCCCCGGCCCGGATGTCTTTCTGCACACGGCCCTGTCCATGATCGAAAGCATATGGAGGCACTTCGACGCGGCCCGGGCCATCCGCATGTACAAGAAGTACGCGATCTATCTGGCGGCCAATTTCGTATACGGCCATGCCCTGTGGCCGGAACTGGTCCGGGGCCAGACGCGGGAGGAAATGGAACAAAACGCCCGGCGGGTGCTGGAAAAACGGCCGCAGGTAGCCGCGACGCCCAATTCATTTCTGTTTACGGCGTGA
- a CDS encoding sulfate/molybdate ABC transporter ATP-binding protein codes for MSCSIPTISCSFAAAVSGPGVSFQLDVDFSICSQRAAFFGPSGSGKSLTLMALAGLLTPRQGKIEVRGKTFFNSESRINVPARKRKTGFLFQDYALFPHLNVRDNVAFGLRPIFSPLPTHSKKRVDELLDLCGLTPLAGLRPHQISGGQRQRTALARALAPGPELLLLDEPFTALDQPLRQRMRQEVFRILERFDIPTVLVSHDLEDIDHFAQSLIAFGGGRVLHVVDYAAQRAGKSAQDILNPLFQAAQRDI; via the coding sequence ATGTCCTGCTCCATTCCCACCATTTCCTGCTCTTTTGCCGCCGCCGTCAGCGGCCCCGGCGTGAGCTTCCAGCTGGACGTGGACTTCTCCATCTGCTCGCAGCGGGCGGCTTTTTTCGGCCCGTCGGGTTCGGGCAAGAGCCTGACGCTCATGGCTCTGGCCGGTCTGCTCACGCCCCGACAGGGAAAGATCGAAGTCCGCGGAAAGACGTTTTTCAACAGTGAAAGCAGAATCAACGTTCCGGCCAGAAAACGCAAAACCGGTTTTCTCTTTCAGGATTACGCCCTGTTCCCGCACCTGAACGTGCGCGACAACGTCGCCTTCGGCTTGAGACCCATATTCAGCCCCCTTCCAACCCACAGCAAGAAACGGGTGGACGAACTACTGGACCTCTGCGGCCTGACGCCTCTGGCCGGACTGCGTCCGCACCAGATCTCCGGCGGACAGCGGCAGCGCACGGCCCTGGCCAGAGCCCTGGCTCCCGGCCCGGAACTGCTCCTGCTGGACGAACCTTTCACCGCGCTGGACCAGCCTCTGCGGCAGCGCATGCGTCAGGAAGTTTTCCGCATTCTGGAACGCTTTGACATCCCCACCGTCCTGGTCAGCCACGATCTGGAAGACATCGACCACTTCGCCCAGTCCCTGATCGCCTTCGGCGGCGGCCGGGTGCTGCACGTGGTCGATTATGCGGCCCAGCGCGCCGGCAAGTCCGCCCAGGACATTCTGAATCCCCTTTTCCAGGCCGCCCAGCGGGATATCTGA